CTGTGGAGCCAGGCTGCACCCGGCTGACCCCTCTCTGCCCCACAGCCTCTCTGCTGAGCTCCAGTGCTGTCCAGGCTGGAAGCAGAAAGATCAACAATGCACTATCCGTGAGTAGCCAGGGTGGACCCCTATCAGAGGAGAGGCAGGCCATAGCCTGGTGACCCTCGCTCCCCTCCTGGGGCTTCTCCTTCTGAGTGCTAGAGCTAGGGTCTGTCCTGTGACACACCCCCAGCCCCGAGGGAAAGGCTTTTGAGGGGCAGGGCACCCAGAGCCAGTGAGAGGGCAGCGTGTCCCCCGGTCGTGCCCCAGCCCTTTCGACCTGGGTGGGGTATTTTTCAGCCATCTGTGAGGGGCTGGATGCCTGCCGGGAAGACGAGGTATGCGTGAAACCAGGCCTCTGTCGATGTAAACCTGGATTCTTCGGGGCCCAGTGCAATTCACGTAAGTCCAGAATTTCCCCTGGAGGATGAAGTGGCTGGGCAGCACAAGTAGGAATGTGATCTTAGAATAGCAGGGCCAGAATCCTTCTAAGCTTCACTGAGGAAATTGAGGTCCGGAGTTAGGAAGTGACGCACCCTTGGGAGATACCCTGAGTCATTTGCCTTTTGCCCAAAGCCCTACCCAGTTTCGGTTCTGGGCCCCTCACCTTCCTTCCCAACCTCTCAAAAAAGATGCTGGTGATCCCTGTTGGTTGCAAAATGGATGCATTTCAGTCTTTCCACTCACACAACCATACACCCCCAGTTTATACGTgtgtggagggaaggaggaggcccCTGGCTGGGCTGTCTGCCGTCTCTGGCAGACAGAGGGGCATGGAAGGGGGTTGGTGGGCAGGATAGCCAGAGGGCCGCTACCAGGAATTAGGATTGCCAGGAGACAATAGGGGGAAATGTGGTTTCTCCTGAGACCCTGACAGTCAGCAACCAGGCCAGGATAGACAGTCAGCTTACTTCCAGCCCAGTGGGGGGGCCCaatgagagggaggaaggggcatGAAGGaagtgcccccccaccccctccttctgTGTGACTCTGGGAGGACCCTTTCCCATTCAGGACCTTCAAGTGTGTTCCGGAATATGAAGTGGGAGGCTGGCTGGGCCACTGCTAAGGGCTTTTGTAATTCAGAGCCTGAGGCAGGAAGTGAACTGGGCCCCTGGAGAATAAGTTACCAGATGTTCTGAGGGTCTGTCCAGGCTCTTGGGAGAGCAAGCCTGTCCTTGTTGAAGCAGGAGCTGGGCAGGGATCTGTGCCTGGCCCTGAGTCCGATGATTGCCTTCCATCACCCTCCCGTCGCCCTCCCGCCCGACCCCCACAGGCTGCCCAGGCCAGTACTGGGGCCCGGACTGCCGCGAGATCTGCACCTGTCACCCACACGGCCAGTGCGAGCCGGCCACCGGCGTGTGCCACTGTCTAGCCAACCGCTGGGGCGGCCGCTGCGAGTTCTCGTGCATCTGCGGCCCGCACGGGCGCTGCGACCCCGCGTCAGGCGCGTGCCGCTGCGAGCCCGGCTGGTGGTCGACCACGTGCCACCGCCCCTGCCAGTGCAACCCGGCGGCGGCGCGCTGCGATCAGGCCACTGGCTCCTGCCTATGCGAACCCGGCTGGTGGGGCCGCCGCTGCAGTTTCCGCTGCGGCTGCCACGGCTCTCCGTGCGCCCAGGACTCGGGCCGCTGCACCTGCCGGCCCGGCTGGTGGGGACCCGAGTGCCGGCAGCAGTGTGAGTGCGTGCGCGGCCGCTGCAGCTCCACCTCCGGCCAGTGCGTCTGCCCTCCGGGCTTCCGCGGTGCGCGCTGCGAGATGCCCTGCTCCGCCGGCAGCTACGGGGCGCAGTGCCGCCACAGGTGAGTCGGGGCGCGGAGAGAGGGCGGGAAGCTGGAGAGGGCAGGGACAGAGGAGGGGGTGTCAAGGAGGGCATGGGAAGAGCGAGCGAAGGGATGAGGCGGGAAGAAGAGGGGCGCCGGAGGAAGGTTGCGCGGTGCTCTCCGCAAACATAACCAAGGACCGAATGAAAAGGGGGGGAAAGACCCTCGACGCCCCTATGGCCTTCCTCGCCCACCCTTTCCGTCCAGTTACCGTTAAACCCAAAATACTAGTATTAGCAAGCCATGCTTAGAAACAGGAAGAATGAATCACGCGACAAAGCGATTGCAGGGTCCCATTAAGAATCAGTGGCTTTCAGATTTGACCGGCTCTACCCACAATGGGAAATCCGTTTTACATCCACCCAACACACAgcaatgtatatacatacatatgtacgtAACTGAAGTAAAAACTTAACCAAGTAATATTTATCTTTactacatatataacatatactacatgtatataacatatatatgtaggtaacTGTCTATATATAactgcatatgtatgtatataactatgtatataatatacattatgtatatatgtatataactgaAGTAAAAGCTTAACCAGAAAACTGCATACTTATCTTTACtacttatataatatataatacactctgtatatgtgcgtgtgtatatatatgtgtatatgtatatatatactatagtgttttctaatctttttctcatgtatttatttatttatgatgcTGGTCAGGATATGCTATATTGATTTTATGATTTCCCCTGCTCCCCTCATTAATAGGTCTGATCCAAGCATATGATCCCAGATAATTAAGTATCTGGAGGCAGAAACTTCAAGTTACTGTTAAGGATCaaggaaaagttaaaataaaataaaaccttattggaaaagttgctaagagaatcgATCCTAAGAGTTCTCGtcaacaagaaaaaatattttttttgtacgAGTGTGAGATGATGGGTGCCAACTTCCTGTGGTCATCATTTCACAAAATATACAAGTCACGTGATTTTGTGGTACACCTTAAATTCATACAGtgccaattacatctcaataaaacagaaactaaTTTTCAAAAACATTAGATAAACTTGAAATTATAGTGGTGAAAACAGCtattttatgtttgtattttaatgcatttttgtGTTATAACAGAGAAGATAAACTACTGAGTCCCACTCACGCCCGGGGAAAGGGAGAGGAGGGGCATGCTGGGCGGAAAGGAGGCAGAGTTTGTGGTGGTCACATGGCAGCTCTGGCTGAGCTGGGAGCTTCTGGTGATCCTGGGACGAGGGAAGGAGAGGGCCAGAATTCTGCTAGAGCCCACAGAGATCATTTGTCCAGCCTTTTTGTTGAACAacatagagaaactgaggctcaaaccTGCCTGAGTGACCCAGCTGGGACCTGGATGCTCTCAGAGCCCCTAGTGGCCTGGGTGGGCACTCCATTCACACGCCCCCCAGTACTCCCAGGAATGCCTTCTCTTCCCAGCTGTGGCCACTGCAAGCAGAATGAGCCCTGCTCTCCAGACACAGGCAGCTGTGAGTCCTGCGAGCCAGGCTGGAACGGGACCCAGTGCCACCAGCCTTGCCCACCTGGCACCTTCGGCGAGAGCTGCAGGCAGCAGTGTCCTCACTGCTGGCTTGGGGGAGCCTGTCAGCCAGACACTGGGCGCTGTCAGCGCTGTGACCCTGGCTGGCTGGGGCCCAGGTGAGGGGCAGGCCTGCTCAGGGTGGAGGGCAGCTCCCTCAGGGTACTCACCTCAGCTGCTTCTGCAGAGGGAGCCACGCCCTCCCCCAATACACACATTCACGCAGCCCTCTGGGCCTGCCTACTGGAGGAAAGTGAGGGGAGAGATGGGTTCTGATGTGGTCCTGGGCCAGGTTCCCTTCCAGCTCCTCCACCAGGCATCCTGCTGTCCTTCCTCCAGAGCCCTGTAATCTTTGACCCCAGGTTCAAGGCCTTGTTTGCATCTGAGCTTCACTGCTGAGAAGTAGAGAGTTGGGGTGCTGAGTCCAGAAGCATGGGGGAAAGATGGGTAAGGCCCCCTGTGGCCTGCTCTGTCCCCCATTTGAGTCTTGCCTCGCCTCAGGTGTGAAGACTCCTGCCCGACTGGCACCTTCGGGGAGGGCTGTGGCTCTACCTGCCCCACCTGTGTTCAGGGGATCTGTGATGCTGTGACTGGGGAATGTGTCTGCAACACTGGCTACTGGGGGCCCAGGTGAGGACTGGGGccctggcagggaggcaggggcctAGGTCAGGCCTCTGCACAATCTGTTTCCTGAACTTCCTTCCTGGCCTTCTCCACCTCCCAGTTACCCACCCAGCATCCTCATAACCAAGAAGTTACTCTTCATGTTGTGGGGTCTGCATCTTCCAAAGGAGGGTCAGAGTCATGTCTAATCTAAAAGGCCCGACTCCCTAACTAGATGGAGAAGTTATTTAGGCCTCCAAACCCCATGGTTGTTCCCCTAAGGTCGTCATCATTATCGATGTCTCCAGTGTCGGGTTTTCCACCTATAGGAGAGAATGTACTCTAAAATGGAAGAGATCTCATTTTAGAGGAGAACTCTGAAGGCTGGAGAGATAGGAGCAGTGTTGGGATGGGCTCAGACCTCTAGAAACTGCTGGAGGATGTTTCTCTGGGCGCCATTGGCATCTGGCTTGTTTTGCATTAGTGCTGGGTGGGCAAGGGATGAGGATCATGGGAGGTGAACCCTGCCCGAGGGTTACACCCTGAGGGCCTGGGGGTGATCTCCCTGGAAGATGAGCTTAGGCGTTGATGGATTCTCCCAAACACTGCCAGGCAGGGGTATTAGAATGTGGCTCAGAGGCCAGAGGAATCTGCTTGGGGATCATCCAGGGAAGTCTgcgtggctgggggtggggagcagtgcCCAGAAATCTACCTTCCCCTGTCCCCTGCCCACCTCCAACCCTCTTCACCCAGTCTTCAGCCTGTTTTTCTTGTCATGCCCACAGCTGCAACTCTTCATGCCCATCTGGCTTCCATGGAAATAACTGCTCTGTTCCTTGTGAATGCCCAGAGGGACCCTGCCACCCTGTCTCTGGGGCCTGCCAGCTGGGTAAGGTGGAAAGGAGGGTGCAGAGGACAGTAACCAGGGAAAGACTAGCCCTTTATATGGACTCCAGGGGGTTATCACGTGACAGGGAGGCTGAGCCCACTTCAGAGACATTCCCTATGCCTGAAATCTGTGTGGATCAGCCAACTTTGGGGCcccctgaagatgtgactgagcCCCTGCCCCCTGAGAAACCAGGCTAGCACCCAGGAAAATGACTAGGCAGGGCTGGACACTGGGATGTGAATCAGGCATGAGAATTGGGGCCAAGGGCTTGGGCAACAGGCCATGAACCATCAAGAGGGGACAAACCAGGAGGGAAGCTGCGTAGAGGAGGTGGCCTCCAGGCTGAGCAGTCTACATCTCTCAGAAGAGGGGGAGGGACTCACAGGAGGAAGATTCTGGGGAGAGGGGAACCCAGAGCTGGAGATGAGACCTAAGGAATGAGAGACAGGAAGGCCCTGAATTTCTGACCATCCGTGCACCCCCAGGGCCTCGCAGTCAGGACGCTGCCCTCATCGCTGGCATTCTTGTGCCTCTGCTGGTGCTCCTCCTGGGCATCACCTGCTGTGTGTGCTGCTGCCAGGCCACCCGGCTGGATCCCAAGGACAGGTGAACGCTGGCCTATCCCTTCCCACCCCATAGCGCTGGCCATGGTGGGAGCAAGGTGGCATCTGGTTGCCTTTCCAGGGTCGGGAAGGGGCTGGCCTTGTCACACACTTAGGTCAGAGGTAATGAGGTAGCTGGCAGTGGCCATGGTCTGAAGACACCAGGGCAGCTGCCTGCTTTCTTTGGAATCCTTCAGTGGAAGAGCTTCTGAGTCACGTGAGCATGAACGGCAGGAGGCTGAGGGTGCCTTAAGGACGACCAGATcagaggaggagggcaggaaggcAGAAGCCCCGGGGCATCTCTGCACAGGCAGGGGAAGAGACCAGGCCTCATCCCCTAAAGAAAGGAGGGTGACATACAAGTCTGAGCAGTGGGTTATCAGAGAATGTGACTTTACGAGAAAAGCAGACAAAGGGCAGGATTTGGCCTTGCAGGGCCTGTGGCCAGGGAATGTAGCTCGCACAGAGCTTTGTTCCTTTACTAAATCTCTTCACACTTCTTGGCTTCTTGGAGACTCCCAGCAGCACGGAGGTTTGCAGCAAGGGATGTGGGAGAAGGAGGATTTATATTCTCAATTCAGAGGACACTGTGGCCCAAGGTGATCCAGCCAGTGCACAAAGCCCATGCCCTGTTTTCTGGCCTCTTTGTCCAGTGGTCTTATCAGTTCACGTCCTAACGCTTGAGCACATCCTCTTCTGTGCTGTGGGGTATTCACAGATGAGCAGACCCAGCAGCCTGTCCCCTGAGGCACAGAGCCTGGGATGGGGAAGCAGCCCCCCACATGAGGACCAGGACATGTGCAAAGGCTGTCGGGAATAGTAATGAGGAAAGCAGTCACTTCCAGCTTGGGGAAGGGGACAaaggcaggcttcctggaggaggtgccaCTTCCACGAGGTGAGCTGGGACTCAGCTAGGATGATAAGAACACATAGCTGCATTTTGGGGTACCCCACCAAGTGCCTGGCATTATTCTGGGTCTTGGAAAAAGCTCTGATGGATAGGAGTTGTTGACCCCATTATACAGtggaggaaactgaggatcagagaggtgAAATCTGAGCCAGAGTTGctacccaggtctgtctgactctagAACCATGCTGCTCTCTGTGGCAGGCCCAAATCCCAGGCTTAATAGTTTGGATTTTGCTCTATAGTTATAGGGAGCCACTAAAGTAGATCATCTCCCTGTCACCCTGCCTCCCTCAGAGTAACCCTGGGACTAGGATGGTCCTGACCTTTTCTCCTGCCCCCACGCTTCCCCCACCAGGGGCTTTGGGCACTGACCACCCTATGTTCTCAGGCCAGCAAGAGACGGAGCTGCTGTGTCCAGGATGAAGCTGCAGGTCTGGGGGGCAGTGACCAGCCTGGGCTCCATGCTGCCCTGTGGTTCCCTCAGCAGCCACAAGCTTCCCTGGGTGACAGGTAAGCAGGGGCTGAGAGTGAGGGGCTGGGAGGAAAAGAGGCTTCCTGTAGAGCTCTGTGCCTGACCTGGTGCCCCCTGCAGTCTCACACCACGACCCGGAGATCCCCTTCAACCACAGCTTCATTGAGCCACCCTCTGCGGGCTGGGCCACAGATGACTCCTTCTCTTCCGATCCTGAGTCTGGAGAGGAGTACGAGGGTCCTGCCTACTGCGTGCCACCCCAAGAAGGTAGCCCCCAAacagcacccccagcccctgtgcagccctgcccaccataacctcttctttatttcttcagcCAAGGTGTATCAAGCCCCTATTCTGTGATTCTGTGCCAGCCACTGCTCCTGGCTATGGGACACAGTATACTACATGATAGATGCCTGCACTCATCAAGCTTATAGTCTGGTAGGCAGTCATCAGACATTTAGGGGACAGAGTGATACATGCTCTGATGGGGCTCATAATCCAGGTTATGTCAAGGGTGGCTGTGGTCAGGGAAGATTCTCAGTGTTAGTGGCACTGGAGTTGAGTCTAGCAGAATCAGTAGGAGTTAGCAGAGTGAAAGTTAGGGTCAGCAAGAGGGAACAGTGTACACAAAGGCCCAGAGGTGAGAGGGAATGGCCGTGTGGCACTGAAAGAGGTTTAGCTTGGTCAGAGTGTGGCATTTAGTTCCAAGCAGAGAGGGGTGGAGAACTAGAAGTAACAGTGTTCATCTGAATGCCCTTCCCCTGCCTCTTTGCATCCTCACCTCTTCCTTGCCCCATTTTTGAGGCCTCCCAAAAGATGCTGAGCTGGGTGAGAAGATGGTTTGGGGTGGCCAGATCAAGCTCTTCTGTCTCCTCTGCCAGGGATGGTCCCTGTGGCCCAAGCAGAGTTGCCAGAGGCCAGCCTGGTTGGAGGTCCCTTCCCTCCCCCTGAGGATGCCTCCACACCGTTCCCCATCCCACGCACTTCCAGTTTAGCACGGAACAAGCGACCATCGGTCTCCTTTGCTGAAGGCACCAAGTTTGCACCGCAGATCCACCGAAGCTCAGGGGAGCTCTCCAGCCCACTCCGAAAGCCCAAGAGGCTGTCTCGGGGCGCCCAACCAGGTCCTGAGAGCCAGGAGACCGAAGAGTCCACAGGCCGAGAGCAAGGAGATGCGGACAAGGCCTCTCCTGGTGCTGCCAGCCCCAGGGATTCTGCCATTGGCCGCCGCTGGCTCCCGCTTGGTGGCCGGACAGTGGCTGAGCGTGTGGAAGCCATCGAGGGCAATGTCCGGGAGAGCTCAGGCTCCATGAGCACAATCTACATGCTGGCAGGGTCACCCCAGGGATCTGAGGGCCCCGTCCGGTCTGTTCTCCGCCGTTTTGGTAGCTTCCACAAAGGCCAGGCAGAGCCCAAGGTCAAGAGTGCCATCCCCAAGCCTCCACGCCGGGCCTTGAGTCGGAACAAGGGCAGTCCTGGGCTGGCCTCTGGCTCTGCTAATCAGAGCCCCAGCTCAGTCCCGAATGAGGAGCTCACTGGGGCCTTGGAATCTGTAGGAACCAGGCCAGAGGAAGTGGCCAGGGGGTTGGGGGATGGCATCAAGAACTCGGGGAGGGCCCAGGAATTGGCACCTGAGGGTAACCCACCAGAACAGGATCCCCAGAAGCTGGCTGACAAGGAAGGGCAGGAGGAGCCCCAGTATGAGAATGTTGCCCCTATCTCTGGGTCACCAGCACCCTGAGGACCTTGAATTTGGAGAGTAGAAAGACTATGAATGGGGATAGGCATCTGAAATGCCCCTGGATCAGATTGTGTTTTGTGCTGGTAAAAGATCCCAGGGCCAGGAAAGACATATCAGAGCCTCTGTCCTTCCATGTGGAAACATCAGAGTCTGGGGCCAGCTGGCCCTGGTGATGCTGTGGAAGGCCTGGGCAGAGACCCCACAGGATGGGGTCAGGAAGGGGAAAGAGATGGCTGCAGGGACATTTTCTCTGTTGTCGTGGACTCTGTTTTCCCCCAAAAGCTATTCTTTCCTTCATTTGCAAAACATTTTTCTGAAATGGGAAACAAATGTTTGATGGCAAAAGATTGGTTAAAGAAATATTTCTTATAGTAGGTTCCTAAACAACCACAAAAGTCATGttgtacaaaaatatttaatatggaaGATATGGGAGGATGTTCATGCTATACTGTTAAGTATAAAAAGTaagttttctttttagaaatttgTTTTTTCCTCAGGATACATCTTTAGGATTCTTccattttgtgtatatatttcatGACTGttctatggatttttaaaaaagtacgcGCATAAAAAAGATTCGAGGGAAAGGCATTCAATGGCATTTTTCTCTGGGAGATGAGATTTTGGCtgatacttatttttttcttaaacttctgTTGAATTTGCAAATTTGCCACAGTGAACAtccttttttacttctttcactagactgaatttaaaaaaaatcattaaaaagctATGttctttataaaagtaaaaagtaCTAACATTACAGACATGTATAAAGTAAAAAAGAGATCTCCCTTCTCCCCAGAGCAGCTGGGGGACAAAAAGGGGGCCAAACTTACTTCCCACTGAATGCTTTTTGGTCTTGTTCTGAATTCTTTCCTCACGTACTTGTATTCCCTAGTGAGGAAATAAAGAGTGCTTCCCCTTCTATCTCAGTGCTCAGAGAATCACATGAACAATTTAGAGGCTTGCTTTCTGTGcacatgaaaacaaacaaaaaatactgttctacaatttgtttttttacttaacaATATATGCTGGATATCTTTCATGTCAGTAAATGTAAAGCTACCTCTTTTTATAAAAAATGGCTATATGGGATTCCATCACGTGGAAATAATACAGGTTATTTAAACCATCCCTAGCTTACGGGGATTTGGGTTGTTCCTAATTGTTTTGATGCAATAAATGATGCAGTGTACAACTTTGTCCATATttctttttgtgcttgtgttAAGTTTTTCTGTAGAAGAgtttcccagaagtggaattgctgggttatggGGAAAGAACATTAAACATTTCTGCACTTACTCCAATTGCCCTTTCTCACAAATCGTGGTGCTGTATTTATTTCCCCACATCCAATCTGATTAGGTTAAGAATGAAATCATTTtagcacaataaaaataaataacatagtaAATCTTCTTTAAAGGTTAAAATCTTTGTacaagtgttttttattttctatctaaAATGGTACATTAAAATTTCAGTCTCACTCAGGTTGAGCTTCTCATATCTTTAATAGTTATTTATACTTTTCCTTTAGATTATCTGGTTATATTTTCTCCCCAATGCTCGATTGAGGCATTCATCTTTTTCTCAGTAATTTATAAGTGTATTTACATATATCAAGGATATTAATTCTTTGcccatcttttttttcctctatggaaatttgaaattttaatttagatggtctttttctttttgacctCTGGGTTTCATGTCATGCTTACTGGAAAGGTCTTCTCTACCCTAAAATCATGAAATaatcttttacattttcttctcaTATCATAGTAGCTTATGATTTGCCAGGAGTGCTGCTGTTGGGGCTTTAACATTTCagacaaaaagacagaaaaaaaattcatacaaATACACCTGGATTCGTATCTCAGTTCTAACATATTTGTTTTGTGACTTTGGAAATATTACTTAAAGACTCAGTTTTTTCCATCTGAGAAATGGGGATAATGGCCATCTCTCAGGgttgttgtggggattaaatgacaAAGTATGGAAAGCATCTAGTAAATTTTTAGCTCTCAATGAAGAGTAATTATTATTGGAATTACCATcattctcccagctctgactccatTGTCCCTAGCAACTGTCTGTCACCCCTTTGCATTTGTTCATGCTTTTCATTCAACAGGCTCGTATTGTGTGTCTTGTGCTTACTTCTGTATTAAAGGATGCTCTGTATCTTattcaaagatgaataagataCCATTTGTGTCCCCAAAGAGTTCATAATCAATGGGAAAAGGGAGAGacaaacagatggacagataatTATAAAACACTGCCATCAGTGGACAAAGACAGTGGAGAGCATTATGGAGAGTAGTtagggaaggcttcttggaggaggtgctGTCTAGGAAGGGACTATGTTTGAGGGTCAGAGTTGAGAGAACAGCATGTGCAAGGACCACAAGCAATTCTATGTGACTGGCATTTAGGACCAGGTAGGTCAACCAGCctacagagggaggaagggactgGTGGGAAGGAGCCTGTGTGGACCAGGTTGGAGAACTTGAACTTTACTCTGCAGGACAAATGACAGTTTCTAGAGAATTTTAGCAGAGGTCACATTTACATTTCCCATGGCTCACTGGGATGGGGTAGGGTGGAGAGATGGATTTGAGGGCTGATTGGATGATTAGCATTTGCAGTCCTAGGATCACATGGACAAATTAGACAAACATTTAAGTAGATATGGATTTattggtggggtggggtgaggcaaGGGAGAATAACAGCAGGTACCAgacaaatatttgttggaaaGATAGTTCATGGTATCTAACTTCAGTAGGCAATGGTGCTAGTATCTGAGGAAGAACGGGAGAACAGTTTTGGGGAGAAAGTGAATTTAGAGATGTGTTTGAAGCAGTTTAGGCTGTGTATGAGAACAGCTGCCTGCAGATGACCCTCAGGCATGTGGCCttaggaagaggaagggaaggactgAAATTTGTCAAGTGTCAGTTGCAACCCTGTGAGTGGGAGAGTCTCTGGAGGGTGGGTAACCGGATAGGTAGCCAGCCAGGATACCCCAAGCCAACATCGCCAGGCATCGTCTGCGCGAGGCTGCCAGCGGCGGGTTCACAGCGGCAGGGGGCGCACTCGGACCCAGGGACGGGCAGCAGGAGGCTGCTGGGGCTCCCACAGGCCTGGGATAAGCCGGCTCCCAGAGCGGGACAGGAGACCAAGTTGAGTCTGGGGGAGACCGAGGGTCCTCCGAGGTCAGGCTAGTGCCTCCAGTCGGGGAGGCGCAGCTGAACCTCCACATCACGGGCTCCATTCCCCTGCCCTGGCAGTTCCTCGGGACAGGTCCAGCTTGCTGACCAACTGGGAGTCCGGGGCCCTCCCGACCCCACGCCCTCTCCTGGAGACTTGACTTGTGCTCTCAGCTGCCCCCCGCGTCACCCTGCAGAAAGAACCCCTAACTAAACAAGTCCGGAAAACGCAGCGTAAGGGCGTGGAGGTGGCATAGGGCAGTATGTATGGGGTCAACTCGGGCAGGAAACCCAGGACGACCGGTCTAGATGGGGGTCCCCGAGGGGACCAAGGGAGCAGAAATGGGGTTAGAGGTCAGAGTCTGGATGGGGCACCAGACACCGTCCTAGGGGACAGACAAGCCCTAAACTCCTACCTGGGGATCCCCAAGGGACCCTTTCCAAGAACTGGGCAGAGGGCATCCAGGGGAGGGGTCGGTGCATCAGGAGAGCAGGGCAGAAACACACCACGCTTGGACAAGTGTTCCGGGATCCGGATGTGCAGACAGTGCCTGGATGGGAGACACTGGGGGCAGGAAAGCGAGGAATCAGAGCACAAAACTCGAGTCAGCCAGGATGGCAGCGTTGTGTGGGAAGGCAATGGAGGTGGGGGTTGCCAAACCACGCGTAGCCAGAGCATCGGGGGCATGGTGCCTAGGGCAGAGGGACAGCTGAGAACTAAGTAGAAGGCCGGAGAGCTGAGTGCGTGAGCCGAGCTGAGTGCGTGAGCCAAGCTGGGTGCGCGAAAGGGAACCGCGTGCAGCTGGGCAAGTTCGGCAGACTCCTGAACGCAGAGCCGGGGACACAACCAGAGGCCGGGGTTCGGGGATGAAGCTCGGGAAAGGGGACGGGGTAATACCCCCGGAGGTTCCTGGCCCGGGAGTGACTCCAGTTTGAGGTGGCAGAGCAGAAGTAGTGCCCACCGCACCCCCGGGCCGCCCCCCCCATCCCCCAGCTCTCTTGTTTGTCTCTAAGTCCGGCCGGAACCGGCTTCTGCTCGCAGCCGGGCGGGCGAGTGCTGCTGATTGGTCAATGCCTGTTTCCAGCCCCAACTCAGCCAATCAGCGCGCAGCAGTGTTTTCATCTTGGGGTCGGAATAAAAGGGCTGGAataaaaggagggagaaaaggcGCCGGCCGGGCCCGACACACACCAGCAGGATCCGGGTGAGCTGGATCCCG
The sequence above is a segment of the Manis pentadactyla isolate mManPen7 chromosome 4, mManPen7.hap1, whole genome shotgun sequence genome. Coding sequences within it:
- the SCARF1 gene encoding scavenger receptor class F member 1 isoform X2; protein product: MELGLLLPLLLLGTRETQGSELDPNGQHVCRASSLSAELQCCPGWKQKDQQCTIPICEGLDACREDEVCVKPGLCRCKPGFFGAQCNSRCPGQYWGPDCREICTCHPHGQCEPATGVCHCLANRWGGRCEFSCICGPHGRCDPASGACRCEPGWWSTTCHRPCQCNPAAARCDQATGSCLCEPGWWGRRCSFRCGCHGSPCAQDSGRCTCRPGWWGPECRQQCECVRGRCSSTSGQCVCPPGFRGARCEMPCSAGSYGAQCRHSCGHCKQNEPCSPDTGSCESCEPGWNGTQCHQPCPPGTFGESCRQQCPHCWLGGACQPDTGRCQRCDPGWLGPRCEDSCPTGTFGEGCGSTCPTCVQGICDAVTGECVCNTGYWGPSCNSSCPSGFHGNNCSVPCECPEGPCHPVSGACQLGPRSQDAALIAGILVPLLVLLLGITCCVCCCQATRLDPKDRPARDGAAVSRMKLQVWGAVTSLGSMLPCGSLSSHKLPWVTASLSHPLRAGPQMTPSLPILSLERSTRVLPTACHPKKGWSLWPKQSCQRPAWLEVPSLPLRMPPHRSPSHALPV
- the SCARF1 gene encoding scavenger receptor class F member 1 isoform X1, producing MELGLLLPLLLLGTRETQGSELDPNGQHVCRASSLSAELQCCPGWKQKDQQCTIPICEGLDACREDEVCVKPGLCRCKPGFFGAQCNSRCPGQYWGPDCREICTCHPHGQCEPATGVCHCLANRWGGRCEFSCICGPHGRCDPASGACRCEPGWWSTTCHRPCQCNPAAARCDQATGSCLCEPGWWGRRCSFRCGCHGSPCAQDSGRCTCRPGWWGPECRQQCECVRGRCSSTSGQCVCPPGFRGARCEMPCSAGSYGAQCRHSCGHCKQNEPCSPDTGSCESCEPGWNGTQCHQPCPPGTFGESCRQQCPHCWLGGACQPDTGRCQRCDPGWLGPRCEDSCPTGTFGEGCGSTCPTCVQGICDAVTGECVCNTGYWGPSCNSSCPSGFHGNNCSVPCECPEGPCHPVSGACQLGPRSQDAALIAGILVPLLVLLLGITCCVCCCQATRLDPKDRPARDGAAVSRMKLQVWGAVTSLGSMLPCGSLSSHKLPWVTVSHHDPEIPFNHSFIEPPSAGWATDDSFSSDPESGEEYEGPAYCVPPQEGMVPVAQAELPEASLVGGPFPPPEDASTPFPIPRTSSLARNKRPSVSFAEGTKFAPQIHRSSGELSSPLRKPKRLSRGAQPGPESQETEESTGREQGDADKASPGAASPRDSAIGRRWLPLGGRTVAERVEAIEGNVRESSGSMSTIYMLAGSPQGSEGPVRSVLRRFGSFHKGQAEPKVKSAIPKPPRRALSRNKGSPGLASGSANQSPSSVPNEELTGALESVGTRPEEVARGLGDGIKNSGRAQELAPEGNPPEQDPQKLADKEGQEEPQYENVAPISGSPAP